In Aequorivita sp. H23M31, a single window of DNA contains:
- a CDS encoding PadR family transcriptional regulator has translation MKIENTKAQMRKGVLEFCILSILKDGEAYTSDILETLKEAKMLVVEGTIYPLLTRLKNAGLLAYRWEESTGGPPRKYYSLTQKGILFLTELNDTWSELQQAVNKVTREKNTK, from the coding sequence ATGAAAATCGAAAACACAAAAGCACAAATGCGAAAAGGGGTTTTGGAGTTCTGCATTCTTTCCATCTTAAAAGATGGGGAGGCTTATACTTCAGACATTCTTGAAACATTGAAAGAAGCGAAGATGCTTGTAGTGGAAGGCACAATATATCCCCTGCTCACCCGGTTAAAAAATGCCGGACTACTGGCTTACCGCTGGGAGGAATCTACTGGCGGACCACCACGAAAGTACTATTCACTCACACAGAAAGGAATTCTATTTTTAACCGAATTAAACGATACCTGGAGCGAATTGCAACAGGCAGTCAATAAAGTAACCCGCGAAAAAAACACAAAATGA
- a CDS encoding DUF4870 domain-containing protein, which produces METTFSTLSVTEEKNQRTTASFIHLSTLLKYFFPFANYIAPLLIWTFNKEKEFVNEHGRQALNFQLSILVYTLLIGLICLPFALIFALDFITLVQTVDAGNGYFSFSTIQNISGYVLLFGIAIILLIGLFVFELYAVINAAIHANRGELYQYPLCIPFIKTTSPKKSLK; this is translated from the coding sequence ATGGAAACAACATTTTCAACTTTATCAGTCACAGAGGAAAAAAATCAGCGGACTACGGCATCGTTTATCCATTTGTCCACATTGCTTAAGTATTTCTTCCCGTTTGCTAATTATATCGCTCCCCTACTCATTTGGACTTTTAATAAGGAAAAGGAGTTTGTAAATGAGCACGGTAGGCAGGCCCTTAACTTTCAACTTAGCATTTTGGTTTACACTTTGCTAATAGGTTTGATCTGCCTTCCCTTCGCACTAATTTTTGCGTTGGACTTTATAACTTTAGTGCAAACGGTCGATGCAGGAAATGGATACTTTTCGTTTAGCACTATTCAGAATATTTCGGGATATGTACTCTTGTTCGGCATAGCAATAATCCTACTCATAGGTTTATTTGTTTTTGAATTATACGCAGTAATTAATGCGGCAATCCATGCAAATCGGGGTGAGCTCTACCAATACCCATTATGCATTCCCTTTATAAAAACAACTTCACCAAAAAAGTCACTAAAATGA
- a CDS encoding DUF4199 domain-containing protein, whose amino-acid sequence METNQPSIKTIALNYGVLLALLSIALQVIAFVMDAHIDRPIWLTVLQLVISVGIVVLGLKAYRTANAGFLTLGQALKTGVAISLIAGIIGVIFNYFFMNYIDPDYVQKTLEFTHDQMVQSNPNMSQKEIDMAMDMSAKFMSPLWMSAFALISVLFFGFIISLIAGLIMKRNPPHQFE is encoded by the coding sequence ATGGAAACAAATCAACCTTCGATTAAAACTATCGCTCTTAATTACGGGGTTTTATTAGCCCTTCTATCTATTGCCTTACAAGTAATTGCGTTTGTCATGGACGCACACATAGATCGCCCAATTTGGCTGACTGTATTGCAATTGGTTATCTCTGTGGGTATCGTTGTCTTGGGGTTAAAAGCGTATAGAACGGCAAATGCAGGCTTTCTTACCCTCGGCCAAGCACTAAAAACAGGCGTAGCTATAAGTTTGATCGCTGGAATAATCGGTGTTATTTTTAATTATTTCTTTATGAATTATATCGATCCGGACTATGTGCAAAAGACCTTAGAGTTTACTCACGACCAAATGGTGCAGAGCAATCCTAATATGAGCCAGAAAGAAATTGATATGGCAATGGATATGTCGGCCAAATTTATGTCGCCATTGTGGATGTCTGCTTTTGCCCTTATCAGCGTTTTGTTTTTCGGATTTATCATCTCCCTTATTGCTGGTTTGATCATGAAGAGAAATCCACCTCACCAATTTGAATAA
- a CDS encoding type B 50S ribosomal protein L31, translating to MKKGIHPENYRLVAFKDMSNDEVFLTKSTADTKETLEVDGVEYPLVKMEISRTSHPFYTGKAKLIDTAGRIDKFRNKYDKFKKTTTKETETEN from the coding sequence ATGAAAAAAGGTATCCATCCAGAAAATTATAGACTAGTTGCTTTTAAGGATATGAGTAACGACGAAGTTTTCCTGACAAAATCAACTGCGGACACAAAAGAAACTCTTGAGGTAGATGGTGTTGAATATCCTTTGGTAAAGATGGAGATTTCCCGGACTTCACATCCTTTTTACACTGGAAAAGCAAAACTTATCGATACTGCAGGACGAATTGACAAATTCAGAAACAAATACGACAAGTTTAAAAAGACGACTACTAAAGAAACAGAAACTGAGAACTAA
- a CDS encoding PspC domain-containing protein has translation MNKTVNINLAGLSFHLDENAYGKLSRYLNAIRNSLKDSEGSEEIMQDIEARIAELFSEKIEFQSQVITLRELDDVIAVMGQPEDYEVDEEIFEDAPPFQKNASSRDKTSHRQLYRDIDDKYIGGVSSGLGHYIGVDAIWIRLLWVLLVLAGLGSPILIYLLLWILVPAAVTTSDKLKMTGEPINISNIERKFKEGFNNVADKVKNVDYDKYGNKIKTGTSKFFDSLGEVIVTLFKVFAKLIGVFIVIISLLTLIGLVIGFITLGSIDFWGNNELTEYMAMVDTTNVPLWLWALLGLFAIGIPFFALFVLGLKLLVSNLKPMGATVKIVLIVIWALSIIGLTGLGIKQATERSFDGNYIEEEILAFHSPDTLYLSIHGDNQFGNRLGRDSDSEIKYTQDNKRVIYSRNIQINIKSYNDTIGKILIDKSAQGNNYLDAKNRAQDIQFGYDYNNNHLKLNGFFITDPKNKYRDQQIEITIFVPDGTVISSDENTSSYFSFDSNFNELSSWDNKAHYFRISKRGAECLDCLENKVEPETPNSTEYNEVEKQTDSLIPVQKSWEDEVKEDFKNQ, from the coding sequence ATGAACAAGACAGTAAATATCAATTTGGCAGGACTTTCATTTCACCTTGATGAAAACGCCTATGGAAAGCTTTCGCGCTATTTAAATGCCATAAGAAATTCACTAAAAGACAGTGAAGGCAGTGAGGAAATCATGCAGGACATTGAGGCCCGTATTGCCGAACTTTTCTCTGAAAAGATTGAATTCCAATCGCAGGTAATTACCTTAAGAGAACTGGACGATGTTATTGCGGTTATGGGCCAACCAGAGGATTATGAGGTGGATGAGGAAATTTTTGAGGATGCTCCCCCATTTCAAAAAAATGCAAGTTCACGAGACAAGACTTCCCATAGACAATTGTATCGGGATATTGACGATAAATACATTGGTGGAGTATCTTCGGGACTTGGACACTATATAGGCGTAGATGCCATATGGATCCGTTTATTATGGGTGCTCCTGGTTTTGGCGGGATTGGGCTCCCCTATCTTGATCTACCTTCTCTTGTGGATACTTGTTCCAGCAGCAGTTACCACTTCGGACAAATTGAAAATGACCGGAGAACCCATTAATATCTCAAACATTGAACGCAAATTCAAAGAAGGATTTAACAACGTTGCCGATAAAGTGAAAAACGTAGATTATGATAAGTATGGCAATAAGATCAAAACCGGAACTTCCAAATTCTTCGATAGTTTGGGTGAAGTAATCGTAACTCTCTTTAAGGTTTTTGCAAAGTTAATTGGAGTATTCATTGTTATTATCTCCTTGCTAACCTTGATAGGGCTAGTTATTGGATTTATTACACTGGGCAGCATAGATTTTTGGGGCAATAATGAGTTAACCGAATATATGGCAATGGTCGACACAACCAATGTTCCTCTATGGCTATGGGCTTTATTGGGTCTATTCGCAATTGGAATTCCATTTTTCGCTCTCTTTGTTTTAGGGCTAAAACTATTGGTTAGTAATCTAAAACCAATGGGCGCAACGGTAAAAATTGTGTTGATTGTAATATGGGCCTTGTCTATTATTGGACTTACCGGTCTTGGAATCAAGCAAGCCACGGAAAGAAGTTTTGATGGTAATTACATTGAGGAAGAGATCCTGGCCTTTCATTCTCCAGATACGCTATACCTATCAATTCACGGAGATAATCAATTTGGAAATAGATTGGGTCGAGACTCAGATTCCGAAATAAAATATACACAAGATAATAAACGGGTTATTTATTCAAGAAATATCCAAATAAACATCAAATCGTATAACGACACAATAGGTAAAATTCTTATTGACAAATCTGCCCAGGGAAATAATTACCTAGACGCGAAAAACCGCGCTCAGGATATTCAATTCGGGTATGATTACAACAACAATCATCTAAAGCTAAATGGATTTTTTATAACAGACCCCAAAAATAAATATCGAGATCAACAAATAGAAATAACTATTTTTGTTCCCGATGGAACGGTTATTTCTTCTGACGAAAACACCTCCTCCTATTTCAGCTTTGATTCCAATTTCAACGAGCTTAGCAGTTGGGATAATAAAGCGCACTATTTTAGGATTTCGAAAAGAGGAGCAGAATGTTTGGATTGTTTGGAAAATAAAGTAGAACCAGAAACTCCCAATTCCACGGAATACAATGAAGTTGAAAAACAAACCGACTCCCTAATTCCGGTACAAAAAAGTTGGGAAGACGAAGTAAAAGAAGATTTTAAAAACCAATAA
- a CDS encoding sensor of ECF-type sigma factor, with protein sequence MRHIIILFLLVTAGAYSQGGKYEKIKALKTAFITEQLSLTPTEAEKFWPVYNKFEFQAYELRNNKHKEIYEHMEEGLDNLTEEDANKIMDNYLSTETSILKLKEQRINALRKIISAKKIIKLHETEEKFKRELLNRYRQGKGKDKP encoded by the coding sequence ATGAGACACATTATAATTTTATTTCTTCTAGTAACGGCAGGGGCTTATTCCCAAGGAGGAAAATATGAAAAAATAAAAGCACTCAAAACGGCCTTTATTACAGAACAACTCAGTTTAACCCCTACTGAGGCTGAAAAATTTTGGCCGGTCTACAACAAATTTGAATTTCAAGCTTATGAATTACGTAATAATAAGCACAAAGAGATTTATGAACATATGGAGGAAGGACTCGATAATTTGACGGAGGAAGATGCCAATAAAATAATGGACAATTATCTCTCTACAGAAACCAGTATATTAAAACTTAAGGAGCAAAGGATCAACGCGCTGCGGAAAATAATTTCGGCCAAAAAAATAATAAAACTTCACGAGACCGAGGAAAAATTTAAGCGCGAATTACTTAATCGATACCGACAAGGAAAGGGAAAAGATAAACCTTAA
- a CDS encoding DUF4442 domain-containing protein — protein MKLTPSKINTFLFFKLPSAYIMGVRVKSISESTCLTTVTYRWINQNPFSSMFWAVQGMAAELSTGTMVMAKIKQSGKNISMLVAANRATFHKKATGKIQFLCNDGHLLDQAVERAIRTKEGQTIWMKSEGTNSSGEVVSVFEFEWTIKLR, from the coding sequence ATGAAGCTTACGCCCAGTAAAATCAACACCTTTTTGTTTTTTAAATTGCCTTCCGCATATATTATGGGAGTAAGGGTAAAATCTATTTCAGAATCCACTTGTTTAACTACTGTAACCTATAGGTGGATAAATCAAAATCCCTTTAGTTCCATGTTTTGGGCAGTACAGGGAATGGCCGCAGAGCTAAGCACGGGTACAATGGTAATGGCTAAAATAAAACAAAGCGGAAAAAACATTTCCATGCTCGTTGCCGCCAATAGAGCCACCTTCCATAAAAAAGCAACTGGCAAAATCCAATTTCTTTGTAACGACGGTCATCTATTAGATCAGGCCGTGGAAAGAGCAATCAGGACTAAAGAAGGGCAGACCATTTGGATGAAATCTGAAGGTACTAATTCATCGGGCGAAGTAGTTTCCGTATTTGAATTTGAGTGGACAATCAAATTGAGATAA
- a CDS encoding head GIN domain-containing protein yields MKTTNLIFVLAASLILSACSFNLGKKGNGNVITQERTVSENFTEVRGSAGLNVYLTQGTENKIEVEADENLQQYIETNIKEGKLHITTSENIGWSKAKKVYVTFVELTKLEASSGADIIGNSTIKSEILALKATSGADLKVEVFSRELTAESSSGADVKISGKATSFTGKASSGSHLNAKDLLTINCKAEASSGADITVNVKEKLDANASSGADIKYLGNPTSVNSNKSSSGSVSKKS; encoded by the coding sequence ATGAAAACGACCAATCTCATTTTTGTCCTTGCCGCTTCCCTGATTCTAAGCGCCTGCAGTTTTAATCTCGGAAAAAAAGGTAATGGCAACGTAATAACCCAAGAAAGGACTGTCTCTGAAAACTTTACCGAAGTGAGAGGAAGCGCCGGTCTAAATGTTTACCTAACCCAGGGCACCGAAAACAAAATTGAGGTGGAAGCCGACGAAAACCTTCAACAATATATAGAAACAAACATAAAGGAAGGTAAACTCCACATTACTACTTCCGAAAACATAGGATGGTCCAAGGCAAAAAAAGTCTATGTTACCTTTGTCGAACTAACTAAACTTGAAGCAAGCAGTGGCGCTGACATTATAGGGAATTCCACCATTAAAAGTGAAATTCTCGCTTTAAAAGCTACCAGCGGTGCAGATCTAAAAGTAGAAGTCTTTTCAAGGGAACTGACAGCGGAAAGCTCAAGTGGAGCAGATGTTAAAATATCTGGAAAAGCCACTTCATTCACGGGCAAAGCATCTAGCGGCAGCCATCTTAATGCAAAGGACCTTCTTACCATCAATTGCAAGGCAGAAGCCTCAAGTGGTGCCGATATTACAGTAAACGTCAAGGAAAAATTGGATGCAAATGCTTCCAGCGGAGCGGATATTAAATACTTGGGCAATCCTACCTCGGTTAATTCTAACAAAAGTAGTTCTGGAAGTGTTTCAAAAAAATCATAG
- a CDS encoding phospho-sugar mutase, whose translation MIYVDPKILARVNQWLTPFFDEKIQHEIKEMIAHDPKKLEDTFYKNLEFGTGGMRGIMGAGDNRINKYTLGKNTQGLSNYLKRQFPNQEIKVAIAFDCRHNSKEFAKLVADVFSANGIKVFLFSELRPTPELSFAVKYLDCKAGIVLTASHNPPEYNGYKVYWEDGGQLVPPQDGEIIAEINSLKYQDTKFEANEDLIQLIDSEVDEAFAKASIENGTFGTSSEAKDNLKIVFTSLHGTSITMVPQVLDQAAYKNVSIVKEQAEPDGDFPTVKSPNPEEPAALKMALDLAEKEHADIVIGTDPDCDRLGVAVRNNENKMELLNGNQTMVLMTHFLLEQWKKAGKLNGKQFVASTIVSTPLVEKIADHYGVKYIEGLTGFKWIAKMIKDYPELEFIGGGEESFGYLVGDFVRDKDAVTATLLACEIAAQKKAEGSSMFQYMQDIYNEFGEYREHLISITKKGKEGAEEISAMMKELRENPFKEIGGSKVSRMDDILIDKRTDFTSGKTTNLNLPKSNVLIYYTEDGSKIAARPSGTEPKIKFYISVTTGASAKNSSVPQAEKENSDEILQKKIDAIKAQLNVH comes from the coding sequence ATGATTTACGTAGATCCAAAAATTCTAGCTCGCGTCAACCAATGGCTCACTCCTTTTTTTGATGAGAAAATCCAACACGAAATCAAGGAAATGATCGCACATGATCCAAAAAAACTTGAAGATACCTTTTACAAAAATCTAGAGTTCGGCACAGGAGGAATGCGCGGCATAATGGGCGCAGGCGACAACAGGATAAATAAATATACTTTGGGCAAAAACACTCAGGGACTTTCAAACTATCTCAAAAGACAATTTCCAAACCAAGAAATTAAAGTTGCCATTGCGTTCGATTGCAGACATAATAGCAAGGAATTTGCAAAATTGGTTGCGGATGTTTTTTCAGCCAATGGAATTAAAGTTTTTCTTTTTTCAGAATTAAGACCCACTCCAGAATTATCTTTTGCGGTAAAATATTTGGATTGTAAGGCAGGAATTGTATTGACTGCCTCACATAATCCACCTGAATACAACGGATATAAAGTGTATTGGGAAGATGGGGGCCAACTTGTTCCGCCACAAGATGGTGAGATAATTGCAGAAATTAATTCACTTAAATATCAGGATACAAAATTTGAGGCAAATGAGGATTTAATACAGTTGATAGATTCCGAAGTGGATGAAGCATTTGCAAAAGCTTCCATTGAAAATGGGACTTTTGGAACTTCTTCCGAAGCTAAGGACAATCTAAAAATCGTTTTCACTTCACTCCATGGAACATCCATTACCATGGTTCCACAGGTGTTGGATCAGGCTGCTTATAAAAATGTTTCCATCGTGAAGGAGCAGGCAGAACCAGATGGGGATTTTCCTACAGTAAAATCTCCAAATCCAGAAGAACCGGCAGCTTTGAAAATGGCTTTGGACCTGGCCGAAAAAGAACACGCAGATATAGTTATTGGTACCGACCCTGATTGTGACCGATTGGGAGTTGCAGTCAGAAATAACGAAAACAAAATGGAGCTGCTCAATGGAAACCAAACCATGGTTTTGATGACCCATTTCCTTTTGGAACAGTGGAAAAAGGCGGGAAAACTAAACGGTAAACAGTTTGTTGCCTCTACTATCGTATCCACACCTTTAGTTGAAAAAATAGCAGATCATTATGGTGTTAAATACATTGAAGGCCTTACAGGTTTTAAATGGATTGCAAAAATGATCAAAGATTATCCAGAACTTGAATTTATAGGCGGTGGAGAGGAAAGTTTTGGGTATTTAGTTGGTGATTTTGTTCGTGATAAAGATGCGGTTACCGCTACCCTACTTGCTTGCGAAATTGCAGCCCAAAAAAAAGCAGAAGGCAGCAGCATGTTCCAATATATGCAAGACATTTATAATGAATTCGGAGAATATCGCGAACATCTTATTTCAATAACCAAAAAAGGAAAAGAGGGAGCTGAAGAGATTTCCGCAATGATGAAAGAGCTTCGGGAAAATCCTTTTAAGGAAATTGGCGGTAGCAAGGTAAGCCGAATGGATGATATCCTGATCGATAAACGAACAGATTTTACTTCAGGTAAAACCACAAACTTAAATCTTCCGAAATCGAACGTTTTGATTTATTATACCGAGGACGGAAGTAAAATTGCCGCAAGACCGAGCGGAACAGAACCGAAAATTAAATTCTATATAAGCGTAACTACAGGCGCTTCCGCTAAAAATTCGAGCGTCCCGCAGGCTGAAAAAGAAAATTCCGACGAAATTCTTCAGAAAAAAATAGACGCGATAAAAGCTCAATTAAACGTTCATTAA
- a CDS encoding ABC transporter ATP-binding protein: MNSYFKKILRYVIPYKRYAYLNIFFNILYAVFSTLSFLALIPVLQVIFSDQREVGQAPVYRGITKLTSYIQDSMSYHLVNYINKYGDFKVLMFMIGVIIAIFLLKNLSNYLAMYYSTFMRNGVLKDLRNDLYSKVIQFPLAFYSEKRKGDTISRISADVDEVKNSVLSVLEMIVREPLTILTSLIVMLFISPKLTLFVFLFLPISGFLISKVGKSLKKGSLKVQTEQGVFLSILEETMGGLRIIKAFHAENIFQQKFEDSNERFYKYSNSVMNRQNAASPLSELLGIITIGILLIYGGYLVFVDRTLDASFFLGYIMLAYNILTPAKAIAKASYSIKRANGSAQRILELLEAENTITDIENPIEKIGFDHNISIKNVSFKYEDQYVLKDFSLEIPKGTTVALVGQSGSGKSTIANLLTRFYDVNYGSIEIDGVDIKNISKKSLRGLMGIVSQDSILFNDTVANNLKLGKPLASEAELKEAAEISNSYEFIKDLPEGFDTNIGDSGNKLSGGQKQRLSIARAVLKNPPIMILDEATSALDTESERLVQDALEKMMKNRTSIVIAHRLSTIQNADKIVVLSKGHIVEFGKHQELLDQKGIYYSLVEMQSLA, from the coding sequence ATGAATAGTTATTTTAAAAAAATACTGCGCTATGTCATTCCTTATAAAAGGTATGCCTACCTGAATATTTTCTTTAACATTCTTTACGCAGTATTTAGCACTCTTTCCTTTCTGGCTTTAATTCCGGTATTACAAGTAATATTCAGTGATCAAAGAGAGGTGGGGCAAGCTCCTGTTTATCGTGGAATAACTAAACTCACTTCCTATATCCAGGATTCGATGAGTTATCATTTGGTGAATTACATAAATAAGTACGGAGATTTTAAAGTACTAATGTTTATGATAGGAGTAATTATCGCCATATTTCTGCTAAAAAACCTGAGCAATTATTTGGCAATGTATTATTCCACTTTTATGAGGAATGGTGTTTTAAAAGACCTTAGGAACGATCTTTATAGTAAAGTCATTCAATTTCCCCTGGCATTTTATTCTGAAAAAAGAAAAGGTGATACCATTTCCAGAATAAGTGCGGATGTTGATGAAGTAAAAAACTCCGTACTCTCTGTTCTGGAAATGATTGTCCGCGAGCCATTAACCATTCTTACTTCCCTAATAGTAATGCTTTTTATCAGCCCAAAACTGACGCTCTTCGTTTTTCTTTTTCTTCCTATTTCGGGATTTTTGATTTCAAAGGTTGGAAAATCACTAAAAAAGGGCTCTTTAAAAGTTCAGACGGAACAAGGGGTTTTTCTTTCCATATTGGAAGAAACAATGGGCGGATTACGTATTATTAAGGCCTTTCACGCAGAGAATATTTTCCAACAAAAGTTTGAGGATAGTAACGAGCGGTTTTATAAATATTCAAACAGCGTAATGAACCGCCAGAATGCTGCTTCTCCTTTAAGTGAACTTCTAGGAATTATCACCATTGGCATACTCCTTATTTATGGCGGTTACCTCGTATTTGTGGATCGTACTTTAGATGCGAGTTTTTTCCTGGGTTATATTATGCTTGCTTACAATATTCTTACTCCCGCAAAAGCAATAGCAAAAGCTAGCTATTCAATAAAAAGAGCAAATGGTTCGGCACAAAGAATTTTGGAATTGCTTGAAGCGGAAAATACTATTACGGATATTGAAAATCCAATAGAGAAAATAGGCTTTGACCATAACATTTCCATTAAAAATGTTTCCTTTAAATACGAAGATCAATATGTCCTTAAGGATTTTTCACTGGAAATCCCGAAAGGAACAACTGTGGCTCTGGTTGGCCAATCCGGAAGTGGAAAAAGTACAATTGCCAATTTACTCACACGTTTTTACGATGTAAATTATGGCAGTATAGAAATTGACGGGGTTGATATAAAGAATATTTCTAAAAAATCTCTTCGTGGTCTTATGGGAATTGTTTCCCAAGATTCCATTCTTTTTAATGATACCGTTGCCAACAACCTTAAACTTGGAAAACCTTTGGCTTCTGAAGCAGAATTAAAAGAAGCGGCAGAAATCAGCAATTCCTATGAATTTATAAAAGATCTTCCCGAAGGTTTCGATACCAATATCGGCGATAGCGGTAACAAACTCAGTGGAGGACAAAAGCAACGGTTGAGTATTGCACGTGCCGTTCTTAAGAATCCGCCCATCATGATTTTGGATGAAGCTACTTCCGCTTTGGATACGGAAAGTGAACGTTTGGTTCAGGATGCTTTGGAAAAAATGATGAAAAACCGCACTTCCATTGTCATTGCCCATAGATTATCCACAATCCAAAATGCGGATAAAATTGTTGTTCTATCCAAAGGGCATATAGTAGAATTTGGCAAACATCAAGAGCTTTTAGACCAAAAAGGAATTTATTACAGTTTGGTAGAAATGCAATCGTTGGCATAA
- a CDS encoding glycosyltransferase family 2 protein: protein MNISIVIPLLNEEESLTELYHWIATVMQSNGFLYELIFIDDGSTDDSWNIIESLAGEHPEVKGIRFQRNYGKSQALHAGFSAAQGDVIFTMDADLQDSPEEIPEMYRMITVDNFDLVSGWKKKRYDSVLSKNLPSKLFNYAARKTSGVKLHDFNCGLKAYKRNVVKAIEVTGEMHRYIPVLAKNAGFTKISEKPVHHQARKFGSTKFGSERFIRGFLDLITIWFLSRFGKRPMHLFGAWGAIMHVIGFLLALYLGIDKLFLNPHGRLITERPQFFIALTAMILGTQLFLAGFLGELILRSKRDSRNYIIKEQI from the coding sequence ATGAATATTTCCATCGTCATCCCACTTCTCAACGAAGAGGAATCGCTTACTGAATTATACCATTGGATTGCGACCGTTATGCAATCCAATGGTTTTTTATATGAGCTCATATTTATAGACGATGGCAGTACCGACGATTCCTGGAATATTATAGAATCACTCGCCGGGGAACATCCAGAAGTTAAAGGCATTCGTTTTCAAAGAAATTATGGGAAGTCCCAAGCTTTGCACGCGGGTTTTTCTGCCGCCCAAGGGGATGTCATTTTCACTATGGATGCCGATTTACAGGATAGCCCAGAGGAAATTCCGGAAATGTATAGGATGATAACCGTGGACAATTTCGATCTTGTTTCAGGATGGAAAAAAAAGCGCTACGACTCTGTTCTCAGTAAAAATCTACCTTCAAAGTTGTTTAATTACGCGGCAAGAAAAACCTCCGGAGTAAAATTACATGACTTTAATTGTGGATTAAAAGCTTATAAAAGAAATGTTGTAAAAGCGATTGAGGTCACGGGAGAAATGCACCGTTACATTCCAGTTCTGGCAAAAAACGCAGGATTTACAAAAATCTCGGAAAAACCCGTTCACCATCAGGCACGAAAATTTGGAAGTACCAAATTTGGTAGCGAACGCTTTATTCGGGGATTTCTAGACCTAATTACAATTTGGTTTTTATCGCGATTTGGAAAACGGCCTATGCATCTTTTTGGGGCTTGGGGTGCCATTATGCACGTTATCGGATTTTTACTGGCTTTATATTTAGGAATAGACAAATTATTCTTGAATCCTCATGGCAGGCTTATTACCGAGAGACCCCAATTCTTTATAGCACTTACCGCGATGATTTTGGGGACACAACTCTTTCTGGCCGGTTTCTTGGGCGAACTGATACTTAGAAGTAAAAGAGATTCCCGAAATTATATTATTAAGGAACAAATCTGA
- a CDS encoding RNA polymerase sigma factor has product MVKEQELVTALQTEADKESAFRELVSQYKERLYWQIRNMVLDHDDADDVLQNTFIKIFRNIDSFKGESKLHTWMYRIAANESLTFLTKKAKQNNISIDNLKDNAVRKLETDVYFEGDAIQLKFQKAIATLPERQRLIFTMKYFSDQTFEELSEILDTTVGGLKSTYHIAVKKITEYIKTTDETIL; this is encoded by the coding sequence TTGGTTAAAGAACAAGAACTGGTAACGGCATTGCAGACGGAAGCAGACAAAGAATCTGCCTTTCGTGAACTTGTTTCGCAATACAAGGAACGTCTTTATTGGCAAATTAGGAATATGGTCTTGGACCATGATGATGCGGACGATGTTCTCCAAAATACTTTCATTAAAATTTTTCGAAATATAGATTCCTTTAAAGGCGAGAGCAAGCTTCACACTTGGATGTACAGAATTGCGGCCAATGAATCCCTTACATTTCTAACCAAAAAAGCAAAACAAAATAATATTTCGATTGATAATTTAAAGGATAACGCTGTTCGAAAACTAGAAACCGATGTGTATTTTGAAGGTGATGCCATACAGTTGAAATTTCAAAAGGCCATTGCAACGCTTCCAGAACGCCAGCGGCTTATTTTTACCATGAAATATTTTAGCGACCAAACCTTCGAGGAGTTGTCTGAAATTCTTGACACCACTGTCGGCGGTCTTAAGAGCACATACCACATTGCCGTTAAGAAGATTACCGAATATATAAAAACAACCGATGAAACCATTCTTTAA